A portion of the Acidisoma sp. PAMC 29798 genome contains these proteins:
- a CDS encoding TetR/AcrR family transcriptional regulator produces MSWTGQRRGYHHGNLREALVEAAQTLIAESGPAGFTIAEAARRAGVSPGAPYRHFRDAEALVAEVALRGYERLTVALRQAWHDGKPEPIQAFENIGRAYLAFARAEPAFYAAMFEARIDAEAHPGLLAASDRAFLVVRHAAETLTASATRAGRPPALMVALHVWAMSHGIASLFCRADAGRRKLPMSPEDLLEAGVLLYLQSLGLAGGK; encoded by the coding sequence ATGAGTTGGACCGGACAGCGACGCGGCTACCACCACGGCAACCTGCGTGAGGCGCTGGTCGAAGCGGCGCAGACGCTGATTGCCGAAAGCGGCCCAGCGGGCTTCACGATCGCGGAAGCCGCGCGCCGGGCGGGCGTCAGCCCCGGCGCGCCCTATCGCCACTTCCGTGACGCCGAAGCCTTGGTGGCGGAGGTAGCTTTGCGCGGCTACGAGCGGTTGACTGTCGCTCTGCGCCAAGCCTGGCACGACGGCAAACCTGAACCGATCCAGGCCTTCGAGAATATCGGCCGCGCCTATCTGGCCTTTGCGCGCGCCGAGCCCGCCTTCTACGCCGCCATGTTTGAGGCGCGAATCGATGCCGAGGCGCATCCCGGCCTGCTCGCCGCCAGTGACCGGGCGTTTCTGGTGGTACGCCACGCGGCGGAAACGCTGACCGCATCGGCCACCCGCGCCGGCCGGCCGCCGGCGCTGATGGTGGCGCTGCATGTCTGGGCGATGTCCCACGGCATCGCCTCCTTGTTTTGCCGCGCTGATGCCGGGCGCCGGAAGCTGCCCATGTCGCCTGAGGATCTGCTGGAAGCCGGGGTCCTGCTCTATCTGCAAAGCCTCGGCCTCGCCGGCGGAAAATAG
- a CDS encoding aldo/keto reductase family oxidoreductase, giving the protein MTDISKAGTFTLGDRMVKRMGYGAMQLAGPGVFGPPKDHDGALAVLRAAVASGVNHIDTSDFYGPHVTNQIIREALHPYPDDLVIVTKISARRDEKGGWIPAMSKEELTQAVHDNLRNLGLDVLEIVNLRSMLNPHHPVEGSLEAPLTVLADLQRQGLVRHIGLSNVTATQVADGRRICDIVCVQNLYNLAHRDDDALIDELAAAGTAYVPFFPLGGFTPLQSTALSDVARGLGVTPMQVALAWLLQRSPNILLIPGTSSVGHLQENLDVAEIALPPEVLSTLDGIGRAV; this is encoded by the coding sequence ATGACCGATATCAGCAAAGCGGGTACCTTCACCCTCGGCGACCGCATGGTGAAGCGCATGGGCTACGGCGCCATGCAGCTCGCCGGCCCCGGTGTTTTTGGGCCGCCGAAGGACCATGATGGCGCCCTTGCGGTGTTGCGGGCGGCGGTGGCAAGCGGCGTCAACCACATCGACACCAGCGACTTCTATGGCCCGCATGTCACCAACCAGATCATCCGGGAGGCGCTGCATCCCTATCCCGATGATCTCGTCATCGTCACCAAGATCAGCGCGCGCCGCGATGAGAAGGGCGGCTGGATCCCGGCGATGTCGAAGGAGGAACTGACGCAGGCGGTGCATGACAACCTCCGCAATCTGGGCCTCGATGTGCTGGAGATCGTCAATCTGCGCAGCATGTTGAACCCCCATCATCCCGTGGAAGGCTCATTGGAGGCGCCGTTGACGGTGCTCGCCGATTTGCAGCGGCAGGGCCTGGTGCGCCACATCGGGTTGAGCAACGTCACCGCCACGCAAGTCGCGGATGGGCGGCGCATCTGCGACATCGTCTGCGTGCAGAATCTCTATAATCTCGCACACCGGGACGATGATGCGCTGATCGACGAACTCGCCGCCGCCGGCACCGCCTATGTGCCCTTCTTCCCGCTCGGCGGCTTCACGCCCCTGCAATCGACCGCGCTTTCCGATGTCGCGCGCGGCCTCGGCGTGACTCCGATGCAGGTGGCCCTCGCCTGGTTGCTGCAGCGCTCGCCGAATATCCTGCTGATCCCCGGCACGTCTTCGGTCGGGCATCTGCAGGAGAATCTCGACGTGGCGGAGATCGCGCTGCCGCCTGAGGTGCTGTCGACGCTCGATGGGATCGGGCGCGCCGTCTGA